One genomic segment of Gossypium arboreum isolate Shixiya-1 chromosome 3, ASM2569848v2, whole genome shotgun sequence includes these proteins:
- the LOC108474995 gene encoding uncharacterized protein LOC108474995, translating to MAVRIIYGLLNKFHKNKHKALKNGINLQSGAQLIFKVPRSRVFKLLARFLTVLALTLFLLPWSGIRFIVNDEPALPVYTVKPEVVPEDADPINLGSLILLYNDLNNEGILKPGNKGLLLSDDYDEESIQGNSFLTKTDMEFSSTNDFDRLMLIPDESFDFIFTKNIQSTVEFIDRSLKVGGIVAIQQLDSSLSFNKPSNYKIVYFRKLNSNLFVMKKVENARPIASSQRRLLGYNTSEAKRAALKKLEDVLLEPPRASSGTSRTYLKRTKYLPDLLGDSLESYPRRVFIDVGLPKKDGGSATTWFVKNYPTRNLKFEMYKIETLTKDSKEVPQTAAETGMSDWLRKNVKDEEYVVMKAEAEVVEDMVKSKAIRLVDELFLECKPKGLGGRKNMSRRAYWECLALYGKLRDEGVAVHQWWG from the coding sequence ATGGCTGTCCGTATTATTTATGGACTTCTCAACAAATTCCATAAAAACAAGCATAAAGCCTTGAAAAATGGCATTAATTTGCAGTCTGGTGCACAATTGATCTTCAAAGTTCCTCGCTCTAGGGTTTTTAAGCTTCTTGCTCGGTTCTTAACGGTTTTGGCTTTGACCTTATTTTTGCTTCCTTGGTCGGGAATAAGATTTATCGTCAACGACGAACCCGCTCTGCCTGTTTATACAGTCAAGCCTGAAGTTGTCCCTGAGGACGCTGATCCCATTAATCTGGGATCTCTGATATTGCTGTACAATGATTTGAACAATGAAGGTATTCTGAAACCGGGAAACAAAGGACTATTGTTAAGCGATGACTATGATGAAGAATCCATTCAGGGAAATTCCTTCCTAACCAAAACTGATATGGAATTCAGTTCTACAAATGACTTTGATCGACTAATGTTAATCCCTGACGAGTCCTTCGATTTCATCTTCACTAAAAACATTCAATCCACCGTCGAATTCATCGACCGGAGTCTCAAAGTTGGCGGTATTGTTGCTATTCAGCAGCTGGACTCATCGCTTTCATTCAATAAGCCGTCTAATTACAAGATTGTTTACTTCAGGAAATTAAATTCCAACCTTTTTGTGATGAAAAAGGTTGAGAATGCTCGACCGATCGCAAGTTCCCAAAGGCGGCTTTTGGGGTATAATACATCAGAAGCGAAACGGGCAGCATTGAAGAAATTGGAAGACGTTCTTCTTGAACCACCAAGAGCATCCTCAGGGACGTCCAGAACTTACCTTAAACGAACGAAATATTTGCCAGATCTATTGGGGGACTCACTCGAAAGCTACCCCCGTCGGGTTTTCATTGATGTAGGCTTGCCTAAGAAAGATGGCGGCAGTGCCACCACCTGGTTTGTCAAGAATTATCCCACAAGGAATCTGAAGTTCGAGATGTACAAGATCGAGACACTAACCAAGGACTCTAAAGAGGTGCCGCAGACTGCGGCGGAGACTGGGATGTCAGATTGGCTGCGGAAGAACGTGAAGGACGAAGAGTATGTAGTGATGAAGGCTGAGGCTGAAGTGGTTGAAGATATGGTGAAGAGCAAGGCTATTAGATTGGTTGATGAGCTGTTCTTGGAATGCAAACCTAAAGGACTTGGTGGAAGAAAGAACATGAGCAGAAGGGCTTACTGGGAATGCTTGGCTTTGTATGGGAAGTTAAGGGATGAAGGTGTCGCAGTGCATCAATGGTGGGGTTGA